In Thalassophryne amazonica chromosome 4, fThaAma1.1, whole genome shotgun sequence, a genomic segment contains:
- the fzd9b gene encoding frizzled-9b: protein MDSCSLKMMVFLWCLLVISGSSFEIGSYDLERGRPAKCEPISIPMCQGIGYNLTRMPNFMDHDDQKEAAIKLNEFAPLVAYGCDVHLRFFLCSLYAPMCTDKVSTSIPACRPMCEQARQKCAPIMEKFSYKWPDSLDCTKLPTRNDPNALCMEAPENESRTETKKGEGMLPVPPRPRQPGSSSSGRPPGSMGSCENPEKFQYVDKSQSCAPRCSSAVDVFWSRQDKDFAFIWMTVWSILCFVSTAFTVLTFLLEPHRFQYPERPIIFLSMCYNVYSLAFIIRSVAGAENIACDREHGELYIIQEGLESTGCTIVFLILYYFGMASSIWWVILTLTWFLAAGKKWGHEAIESHSNYFHMAAWGIPALKTIVILTMRKVAGDELTGLCYVGSMDPGALTGFVLIPLSCYLVIGTSFILTGFVALFHIRKVMKTEGTNTEKLEKLMVKIGIYSILYTVPATCVIVCYFYERLNMDYWKFRGLETKCVSFPGRRNEDCSLETSVPTVAVFMLKIFMSLVVGITSGVWVWSSKTLQTWQGLCSRKLADRTSSRKPCGGVSCGSTHCHYKSPAVVLHMAKTDLHSDSPTHV from the coding sequence ATGGATAGTTGTTCGTTAAAGATGATGGTCTTCTTGTGGTGTCTCCTGGTGATTTCTGGCTCCAGCTTTGAGATTGGTTCCTATGACCTGGAGCGAGGCAGACCAGCCAAATGTGAGCCCATCTCGATCCCCATGTGCCAGGGAATCGGCTACAACCTGACCAGGATGCCGAACTTCATGGACCACGACGACCAGAAGGAGGCAGCCATCAAGCTGAACGAGTTTGCTCCCCTGGTGGCTTATGGTTGCGATGTGCACCTCCGGTTCTTCCTCTGCTCCCTCTACGCCCCCATGTGCACGGACAAAGTGTCAACCTCCATCCCCGCCTGCAGACCCATGTGCGAGCAGGCCAGGCAGAAATGTGCCCCCATCATGGAGAAGTTCAGCTACAAGTGGCCGGACTCGCTCGACTGCACCAAGCTGCCCACCAGGAATGACCCCAACGCCTTGTGCATGGAGGCCCCCGAGAACGAAAGCAGGACTGAAACCAAGAAAGGTGAGGGCATGCTTCCAGTACCCCCTCGCCCCAGGCAGccgggcagcagcagcagcgggcgTCCCCCAGGTAGCATGGGGTCATGTGAGAACCCAGAGAAGTTCCAGTATGTGGACAAGAGCCAGTCATGTGCTCCACGCTGCTCTTCTGCTGTGGATGTCTTCTGGTCTAGACAGGACAAGGACTTTGCCTTCATCTGGATGACGGTCTGGTCCATACTGTGCTTTGTCTCCACTGCCTTCACAGTACTGACCTTCCTCCTGGAGCCTCACCGCTTCCAGTATCCTGAACGGCCCATCATCTTCCTCTCCATGTGTTACAATGTCTACTCTCTGGCCTTCATCATCCGCTCAGTGGCGGGCGCTGAGAACATCGCCTGCGACCGTGAGCACGGCGAGCTGTACATCATCCAGGAAGGGCTGGAGTCTACAGGCTGCACCATTGTCTTCCTCATCCTCTACTACTTTGGTATGGCGTCTTCAATCTGGTGGGTCATCCTCACCCTCACCTGGTTCCTGGCAGCTGGGAAGAAGTGGGGTCACGAAGCCATCGAATCCCACAGCAACTACTTCCACATGGCCGCCTGGGGTATCCCTGCACTGAAGACCATCGTCATCCTCACAATGAGGAAGGTGGCCGGGGATGAGCTGACAGGCCTGTGCTATGTGGGCAGCATGGACCCAGGTGCGCTTACGGGCTTTGTCCTCATCCCACTCTCCTGCTACCTGGTCATTGGCACCTCCTTCATCCTCACAGGCTTTGTTGCTCTCTTCCACATCCGTAAAGTAATGAAGACAGAGGGCACCAACACGGAAAAGCTAGAGAAGCTCATGGTGAAAATTGGCATCTACTCCATCCTCTACACGGTGCCCGCCACCTGCGTGATAGTCTGCTACTTCTACGAAAGGCTTAACATGGACTATTGGAAGTTCCGCGGCCTGGAGACCAAGTGTGTGTCATTCCCCGGGCGCAGGAACGAGGACTGCTCACTGGAAACGTCCGTGCCCACCGTGGCCGTGTTCATGCTGAAGATTTTCATGTCGCTGGTGGTCGGCATCACCAGCGGTGTCTGGGTGTGGAGCTCTAAGACCCTGCAGACTTGGCAAGGCCTGTGCAGCCGGAAGTTGGCGGACAGGACTAGTAGCAGGAAGCCGTGCGGCGGGGTGAGCTGCGGCAGCACACACTGCCACTACAAATCTCCAGCTGTGGTTCTGCACATGGCCAAGACGGACCTGCACTCAGACAGTCCCACGCATGTCTGA